Within the Tistrella mobilis genome, the region TGGCGACCGGGCAGCCGGTGGTTCTGCCCGACGGCATCACCTATTGGGCGGCGCTCGCCTATCTGGCGGTGATCGGCTCGGTCACCGGCTTCACCACCTATCTGCTGCTGGTGCAGAAGATCGGCTCGGCCCGGGCCGGCTATGCCACGGTGGTCTTCCCCATGGTCGCGCTTCTGATCTCCACCCTGTTCGAAGGCTATCAGTGGACCTGGACGGCCGCCGCCGGGCTGGGCCTGATCGTGTTCGGCAATATCGTGATGTTCGCGCGGCGCCGGGCCCGGCCCTGATGAGCCCGGCCCTGATCAGGCCGCATCCACCAGCGCCTGCCCCCGCGCATTCAACAGCAAGCCCGCCCCCAGCTTCGTCATCGTATACCCGAATGCCAGTCCGCGGTCCGGATCCGCGAAACCGATCGAGCCGCCGGCGCCGACATGGCCGTAGGCGCGATGGCCGATGATGACGCTGTCGGCCGGCTGCGGGCGGCGGCGGTTGTCCATGCGGAGCATGAAGCCCGGGCCGAAGCGGGTGGGTTGCAGCAGGGTGGCGTCGATCTGGGTGGCGGAGCTGGCCTCGGCGAAGCCGGCGACGGTGTCGGCGTCGAAGCCGAGCGCCGCGTCGGGCAGCGTGGCGGCATAGAGCGAGGCGAGCGCGCGGGCATTGGTGATGCCGCCGGCCGCGCCGATTTCGGCCGCGTGGCCTTCGCGCGTATTGGCGCCGCGGCTGCTGTAGGTGCCGTTGTTGAACACGAACAGATGCTGGATCGTGCCCGGCTGCTTTGCCGCGGCAAGGAAGGGCGTGAGGTCGGCACCGCGCTGGGCGCGGCGGACGATCACCGGGGCGACGCGCGGCTCGACGCTTTCGGGCAGGCCGATCCAGAAATCGAGGCCGAGCGGCCCCGCGATCTCTTCGGCGAAGAAACGGCCCAGGCTGCGGCCGTCCACCCGGCGCAGCACCTCTGCCGCCATGAAGCCCATGGTGATCGGGTGATAGCCGGTGCGGGTGCCGGGCTGCCAGAGCGGGGCCTCTTCCTCGATCCGGGCGATCATATAGGGATAATCGGTGACGCAATCGGCCTTGAGCGGCGCGGTCAGCACCGGCAGGCCGATGCTGTGGTCAAGGATCATCCGCACCGTGGCGTCGCGCTTGGGCCCCGGATCGGGGGCACGGCCGGCGAATTCGGGCCAGATCTCGACCACCTTCTGATCCAGATCGAGCAGGCCGCGCGCCGCCGCCAGATGCAGCGCGATCGCCGTCGCGCCCTTGGTGGCCGAGAAGATCACCGAAACCGTGTCTTCCGCCCAGGCGCGGGCCGGGCTGTCGCCACCCGCCCGCACCGCCAGCCCGCCCCAGAGATCGACCACCAGCCGGCCGTCCTGAACCAGGGCCACCGAGGCGCCGACCTCGTCGCGCTCGGCGAAATTGGCGGCGAAGGCCCGGGCCACCGCCTCGTATGCCGGGTGGCAGCGCCCCGCGATCTGCAGCGTCCCGTGTTCGGCACTGTCGACGGTGGCGGTCCAGGCGGCGGCATCGGGGTGGAGCGGGGCGGTCATGGGTGGCGCGTGTCCCTGGGATAAGGAAGGTGGTGAGCGGGTCCGTTATAGCCCATCCGCCTTGCGGATCGCCATTGAAGCCGCCCGCGGCTGGCCTCATGATCGCGTGCGGTCACCCATGGGCGAAGCGATGCGGGTGGCAAGACGCAGGGGCGGGAGGATGGGCCATATGCCGATGGGCCGGATGGTCGGGAACGGGCGGGGCATGATGCTCATGGTCCTGGCGGGTGTGATGTGGCTGATGCTGGCGGCCGGCGGCAGCCCGGCCATGGCGGCCATGCCCCAGATGATGCTGGCCCAGCAACAGAGCGCCGCGGCCCCGGCGGCCCCCACACCCGCCCCCGCCGATCCCGAGCGGGTGCGGGAATTGATGGGGCTTCTGGCCGATCCCGCGATCCAGGCCTGGATTGCCGCACAGGCCGCCGCCGGCACCGCCGCGCCCGCATCACCGCCCGCATCGGCCGCCATGCTGCCCGCCGATGCGGCCGAACGCCGGATGATGGCCGAACGGCTGCTGACGGCGCGCATCGACGGCATCCGCGCCTTCCTCGGCACATTGAAAGACGGGCTGCCGCAGATCCCGGCCGAACTGGCGGCGGCGGCGGGCACCTTCCGTGCGCGGATCGGTGCCGGGACCGGCGGGGTGATCCTGCCGCTGCTGGGCTTCGCGCTGCTCGGCTGCGGTTTCGAATGGGCCTTCACCCGGGCGACCCGGCCGCTGCGCCGGCGGATCGAGGCCCACCCGACCGATCGGCCGCGCATGCGGCTGCGCGTGGCGGGGCTGCGGGCACTTTATGGTCTGGGCGTGCTGGCGGCCTTCGCGCTCGGCAGTATCGGCGCCTTCGCGGTGATGCCCTGGCCGCCGATGCTGCGCCAGGTGGTGGCATCCTATCTGCTGATCGTGCTGATGCTGCGGCTGGTGACGGGGCTGGGCCGCATTCTGCTTTCGCCCCAGGTGCCGCGCTTCCGGATCGTGCCGATGAGCGACGCGGCCGCCCGGCACTGGATGCTGTGGTCGGCGGTGCTGGTCGGCTGGTACGGGCTGGGCGATGTTACGCTCGACCTGTTGCACGGGCTGGGCATGTCGCCCGGGCCCTGGGCGGCGCTGGGGCTGGGCATCGGCCTGGTCCTGCTGCTGCTGACCCTGATCGCCACCTGGACCCGGCCCGAAATCGACGGCGAGGGCCGCGCCCATCGCCGCCGGGCGCTGGCCACCTGGCTGTTCTCGATCTATCTGGTCGGCGTCTGGCTGCTGCTGTTCACCGGCTCCATCCAGCCCTTCCAGGTGGCGATCGTGCTGCTGCTGCTGTTCGTGGTGCTGCTGCCGGCCACCCGCCGGG harbors:
- a CDS encoding serine hydrolase domain-containing protein, whose translation is MTAPLHPDAAAWTATVDSAEHGTLQIAGRCHPAYEAVARAFAANFAERDEVGASVALVQDGRLVVDLWGGLAVRAGGDSPARAWAEDTVSVIFSATKGATAIALHLAAARGLLDLDQKVVEIWPEFAGRAPDPGPKRDATVRMILDHSIGLPVLTAPLKADCVTDYPYMIARIEEEAPLWQPGTRTGYHPITMGFMAAEVLRRVDGRSLGRFFAEEIAGPLGLDFWIGLPESVEPRVAPVIVRRAQRGADLTPFLAAAKQPGTIQHLFVFNNGTYSSRGANTREGHAAEIGAAGGITNARALASLYAATLPDAALGFDADTVAGFAEASSATQIDATLLQPTRFGPGFMLRMDNRRRPQPADSVIIGHRAYGHVGAGGSIGFADPDRGLAFGYTMTKLGAGLLLNARGQALVDAA